The Bradysia coprophila strain Holo2 chromosome II, BU_Bcop_v1, whole genome shotgun sequence genome has a segment encoding these proteins:
- the LOC119068205 gene encoding organic cation transporter protein-like → MSGESVGKYAATSETVEEGSREIKISYIDITKDLTFDVEKSNTINGNKDSDCKDKPLKDGVDFDDLLPHIGNFGTYQRILFLLLAPYTLFYVFVYFTQIFITLVPDDYWCNVPELLHLDASDRLRLAIPLNNGEMSRCTMYSVNFTEKLLNNITEGDPSWPIQSCIFGYEFDHSEIPYTTIATELGWVCESDALPTIAQSVFFLGAITGGLLFGWIADRFGRVPALIGANVVGGLAGIGTAFCHHFWSFTLCRYFAGFAFDNCFTLMYILALEYVGPKWRTFVANMCTAIYFGLGSLIMPWIAYGVNDWRILSIVLSAPLILAIFTPWIVPESARWLLSQNRIEKATSIIHKFERINKKTIDPDVFKSFIETCQRNIESQQDRNYSLLDLFKTPKLRKTTLLMIVIYMSVSLVYDGYIRSITSIGLNIFIAFTLASATEFPASLALTFVLDRWGRRWPLFGSMCLCAVCSIILSFTVNGNVILAMTFMIIGRFLVNCSYNIGQQVATEYLPTVVRAQGVAFVHNLGYVANMISPFVIYLQVVHHSVPFWILVAVAIIGGTSILFLPETMDRELPQTLEDGEHFGDGFKFWDVPCKSKQRKKSKDEQ, encoded by the exons ATGAGTGGTGAATCGGTCGGGAAATATGCTGCCACTTCAGAAACAGTGGAAGAAGGGTCTCGTGAAATTAAAATCAGTTACATAGATATTACGAAGGACTTAACTTTCGATGTGGAGAAATCTAATACAATCAATGGCAACAAAGACAGCGATTGCAAAGACAAACCACTGAAGGATGGTGTAGATTTTGATGACTTATTACCTCACATTGGTAATTTTGGCACGtatcaaagaattttgtttctattatTGGCACCGTACACGCTGTTTTATGTGttcgtttattttactcaaatatttattacgTTGGTTCCGGATGATTATTGGTGCAATGTACCGGAGTTGCTTCATTTGGACGCGAGTGATAG ATTAAGGCTGGCGATACCTTTGAATAATGGTGAAATGAGTCGGTGCACAATGTACAGTGTGAATTTCACCGAAAAATTGCTGAACAATATCACCGAAGGCGATCCATCGTGGCCGATACAATCGTGCATTTTTGGATATGAATTCGATCATTCTGAAATACCTTATACAACCATAGCAACGGAG TTGGGATGGGTGTGTGAAAGTGATGCCCTGCCAACCATAGCACAGTCGGTATTTTTTCTCGGAGCAATCACTGGTGGGCTGTTGTTTGGATGGATTGCGGACCGGTTCGGGCGAGTTCCAGCACTTATCGGAGCGAATGTAGTGGGCGGTCTAGCCGGAATTGGTACGGCATTCTGTCACCATTTCTGGTCATTTACGTTGTGTCGCTACTTTGCTGGATTTGCGTTCGACAATTGCTTTACGCTGATGTACATTCTCG CACTTGAGTATGTGGGCCCGAAGTGGCGTACATTCGTGGCAAATATGTGTACAGCAATATATTTTGGCCTAGGATCGTTGATTATGCCTTGGATTGCGTACGGGGTCAATGATTGGCGGATTTTATCGATTGTATTATCAGCACCGTTGATATTGGCCATATTCACTCCGTGGATCGTTCCTGAGTCAGCCAG GTGGCTTCTATCACAAAATCGCATTGAAAAGGCAACGTCcataattcacaaatttgaacgaatcAACAAGAAGACCATCGACCCGGATGTGTTCAAAAGCTTCATCGAAACGTGCCAGCGAAACATCGAATCGCAACAGGATCGAAACTATTCACTGCTTGATCTGTTTAAGACGCCAAAGCTTCGAAAGACGACACTTTTGATGATAGTCATTTACATGAGCGTGTCGTTGGTGTATGACGGTTACATACGCAGCATCACGTCCATTGGCCTGAACATTTTCATAGCCTTTACACTAGCGTCTGCAACGGAATTTCCGGCATCCTTAGCTCTAACTTTTGTTTTGGATCGATGGGGTCGACGATGGCCATTGTTTGGTTCGATGTGTTTGTGTGCAGTGTGTAGCATCATTTTATCATTTACCGTAAATGGAAATG TTATACTCGCCATGACCTTCATGATTATTGGACGATTTCTTGTCAACTGTTCGTACAACATTGGACAACAAGTTGCAACAGAATACTTACCTACGGTGGTCCGAGCTCAAGGTGTCGCATTCGTGCACAATTTGGGATATGTGGCAAATATGATTTCGCCATTTGTCATCTACTTGCAAGTGGTCCATCATTCGGTGCCATTTTGGATATTAGTTGCGGTCGCTATCATCGGCGGTACGTCCATACTCTTCTTACCGGAAACTATGGACAGAGAATTGCCACAAACGCTAGAGGATGGCGAGCACTTTGGTGACGGCTTCAAATTCTGGGACGTACCTTGCAAATCAAA GCAACGAAAGAAATCAAAAGACGAACAATAG
- the LOC119068263 gene encoding armadillo-like helical domain-containing protein 3, translating into MASRKRSGSGSKRPKEKVVYIYELLFRGEDPVNNNNEFWDSFFLLQPNVESLENELTKLSNDQLLLVKGNIKLLFVQSIQMLESDHPKRVSNSLQTLCALFYAIFKKQATDVGVDVINTIFDFEEIEQHMKTLIAHCNSLLISDVSVDAPRFMCLNLLLVLITGTNNVSQNILLEYIMINSLFDSFVRLLSDPTLRAQHGHDVVILLTLLVNYRKGERTNPYIVQLSILADELALNGYGQMISSSLIEFGRQYTKNMSEIQPSSWFSSLSNIVGNMFVSDEGCDREQIRANNALLLALYEAVHLNRNFITTLAHTQAESSAPPSPSNTLNSNQPVPDLSIPPPNIDVNQYPTNLLVAVFQYCSIVMQDNKNESSAANLKLCFLILTCISEDQYANSMMHDSNLTFKVLLQRAQMRHRKLPTERFSKSQPLAATLLDLLVEFTVSHLMKKFPMELYLLCTGIIHRVLCYQKRCRVRLVYPWKELWAALISLLKFLVCQEQNLVKKCNIFYLAIQIINIFNLFITYGDTFLATTNSYDELYYELNREEKVFSEVHAMVLRFSSMPDCEFKDDVRKLSSALVNILAIVKHFQNKIKEWLSVQGLSTPSEEQVLEVVRKNYDLTLKLQDSLDHYERYAERPKHTAFFTNLVRDVVIDTRKNIYYSIKDVHSMPHDYSTPLNQQTSTQ; encoded by the exons ATGGCGTCAAGAAAACGTAGCGGTAGTGGATCAAAACGTCCCAAAGAGAAAGTCGTTTATATTTACGAATTATTGTTTCGTGGTGAAGATCCTGTAAACAATAACAATGAATTTTGGGACTCCTTTTTCCTGCTGCAG CCGAACGTAGAAAGTCTAGAGAATGAACTGACCAAACTATCGAACGATCAATTGTTGCTAGTCAAAGGGAACATCAAATTGCTGTTCGTACAATCTATTCAAATGTTGGAATCAG ATCATCCGAAACGAGTGTCGAATAGTTTGCAAACATTGTGTGCCCTGTTCTATGCCATATTCAAAAAACAAGCCACAGATGTCGGAGTGGATGTGATCAACACAATTTTCGACTTTGAGGAAATTGAACAGCACATGAAGACACTAATTGCCCACTGTAACAGCTTATTGATAA GCGATGTATCTGTTGATGCGCCTCGTTTTATGTGTCTAAATCTACTATTGGTCCTCATAACCGGCACTAACAATGTCAGCCAGAACATTTTGCTCGAATACATCATGATCAACAGCTTGTTTGATTCATTCGTCCGGCTGCTCAGTGATCCGACACTGCGAGCTCAGCATGGTCACGACGTTGTCATTTTGCTGACGCTGTTGGTAAATTATCGCAAAGGCGAACGAACTAACCCGTACATCGTTCAACTGTCGATCTTAGCTGACGAATTAGCGTTGAACGGGTACGGTCAAATGATTTCGTCATCTCTCATCGAATTCGGTCGACAATACACAAAGAATATGTCGGAAATTCAACCGTCGTCGTGGTTTTCATCCCTGTCCAATATCGTGGGAAATATGTTCGTTTCGGACGAGGGATGTGATCGGGAACAGATTCGGGCGAATAATGCGCTACTGTTGGCGCTGTATGAGGCTGTACATTTAAATCGCAATTTTATTACAACCTTAGCGCATACCCAAGCCGAATCCAGTGCACCGCCGTCACCTAGTAATACGTTAAATTCCAATCAACCAGTTCCAGACTTATCAATTCCACCGCCAAACATTGACGTCAATCAGTATCCGACCAATCTTCTTGTTGCTGTGTTCCAGTACTG TTCCATCGTAATGCAAGACAACAAAAACGAATCCAGTGCGGCAAATCTCAAGCTGTGCTTCCTGATACTAACATGCATCTCCGAGGACCAATATGCCAATTCGATGATGCACGACAGCAATCTAACATTCAAAGTACTCCTGCAACGCGCCCAAATGCGTCATCGGAAATTGCCCACTGAACGCTTTTCCAAGTCGCAACCGTTGGCAGCTACCCTATTAGATCTACTAGTTGAATTTACCGTTTCGCATTTGATGAAGAAATTCCCGATGGAATTGTATCTTCTGTGCACCGGCATCATTCACCGTGTGCTGTGCTATCAGAAACGTTGTCGCGTTCGTTTGGTTTATCCGTGGAAGGAACTGTGGGCCGCTCTGATCAGTCTGCTCAAGTTTCTGGTGTGCCAGGAACAGAATTTAGTGAAGAAATGCAACATCTTCTATCTGGCCATCCAGattatcaatattttcaatctaTTTATTACGTACGGCGATACATTCCTGGCCACCACCAACAGTTACGACGAATTATATTACGAACTGAATCGAGAGGAAAAAGTCTTCAGTGAAGTGCATGCAATGG TCCTACGATTTTCCTCCATGCCCGACTGTGAATTCAAAGACGATGTCCGTAAACTGTCCAGTGCACTGGTCAACATACTAGCTATCGTCAAACATttccaaaacaaaatcaaagaatGGCTGTCGGTTCAGGGACTGTCTACACCATCCGAAGAGCAGGTGTTGGAAGTGGTTCGCAAGAACTATGATCTCACATTAAAGCTACAAGATTCTTTGGATCATTACGAGCGATATGCCGAAAGACCGAAACATACGGCCTTTTTTACCAATTTAGTGCGAGATGTGGTTATTGACAcaaggaaaaatatttattattcgaTAAAGGATGTGCACTCAATGCCACATGACTATTCGACGCCGCTTAATCAACAGACGAGCACTCAGTGA
- the LOC119068516 gene encoding galectin-8-like: MSTFSGILAVPADFGQVFVISGKATRTAKRFDVNLAADKSNMEIPFHISFRFTENDIVRNNRTNQGFGLEEKQVGLKNVRNPFFAGGDFLISIFVGTDRFHLATNDSHYCDFHFRAPVQRVTVLQIQGDVEVIKQVDHRLVFPYLHPIAQPRKLTDNFSNDIPLVPRAGLVMVVKGMPIGNAQGGFTLRIFVGNSAQQALHFDVRFAQNVVARNHTCNEKREFDMKDEERHGGFPFTFNRIFKIAIGLGTTGFRVAVNGAYFCDFTYRAKLEKFGGIRMTENNGLILNILELDHFWLDSSLKGLENLSKN; the protein is encoded by the exons ATGAGTACATTTTCTGGGATTTTGGCCGTACCGGCAGATTTCGGTCAGGTGTTCGTAATATCAGGAAAAGCGACAAGAACAGCAAAAAG ATTTGATGTCAATCTGGCTGCCGATAAATCGAACATGGAAATTCCGTTCCACATTAGCTTTCGATTTACGGAAAACGATATTGTTCGGAATAATCGCACCAATCAAGGATTTGGCTTGGAGGAGAAGCAGGTCGgtttgaaaaatgttcgaaatccattttttgctg GTGGAGATTTCCTCATCAGCATTTTCGTTGGAACGGATCGATTTCATTTGGCTACGAACGACTCTCATTACTGCGATTTCCACTTCCGTGCACCAGTTCAAAGAGTTACTGTGCTGCAG atTCAAGGAGACGTCGAAGTTATTAAACAAGTCGACCATCGTCTTGTATTTCCGTACCTACATCCCATTGCACAGCCACGCAAGTTAACAGACAATTTTTCCAATGACATTCCCCTCGTACCTCGAGCCGGTCTTGTGATGGTAGTCAAAGGTATGCCGATTGGTAATGCACAAGGTGGCTTCACATTGCGCATTTTCGTTGGAAATTCTGCGCAACAGGCACTGCACTTCGATGTTAGATTCGCTCAAAATGTGGTGGCCAGAAACCATACATGCAACGAGAAAAGAGA atTCGATATGAAGGACGAAGAACGACATGGTGGATTTCCGTTTACATTCAATCGAATATTCAAGATTGCTATCGGACTTGGAACAACGGGATTTCGGGTTGCTGTCAATGGCGCTTACTTCTGCGATTTTACATACAGAGCAAAGTTGGAAAAGTTTGGTGGCATTAGAATGACCGAGAACAATGGCTTAATTTTGAACATACTGGAGCTGGACCATTTTTGGCTAGACTCGTCACTGAAAGGTTTGGagaatttgtcgaaaaattaa
- the LOC119068675 gene encoding uncharacterized protein LOC119068675 produces the protein MANIRDRLRCRAQRFLQKVDHIDLTDESAVVVSSKFIECIDLTDRHVKIEPERLADFRQSLFAVFHRRRKQIMSLLRLARCVNLEIKEKFSKMEIHSALSQMTDSNEIFIYNGLVHLV, from the exons ATGGCTAATATTAGAG ATCGCCTACGATGCCGTGCCCAACGTTTTCTACAAAAAGTAGATCATATCGATCTAACCGACGAATCAGCTGTAGTGGTCTCATCGAAATTCATCGAATGCATTGATTTGACCGATCGTCATGTAAAAATCGAACCGGAACGGTTGGCTGATTTTCGACAGAGCCTTTTCGCGGTGTTTCATAGGCGCCGGAAGCAAATTATGTCTTTGTTGCGACTCGCGAGATGTGTTAACTTGGAGATCAAGgagaaattttctaaaatggaaattcattCGGCACTGTCCCAGATGACTGATTCGAAtgagattttcatttacaacGGACTGGTCCATTTGGTGTGA